The Streptomyces luteogriseus genome includes a window with the following:
- the serA gene encoding phosphoglycerate dehydrogenase, producing MSSKPVVLIAEELSPATVDALGPDFEIRHCNGADRAELLPAIADVDAILVRSATKVDAEAIAAANKLKVVARAGVGLDNVDVSAATKAGVMVVNAPTSNIVTAAELACGLLVATARHIPQANAALKNGEWKRSKYTGVELAEKTLGVVGLGRIGALVAQRMSGFGMKVVAYDPYIQPARAAQMGVKVLSLDELLEVSDFITVHLPKTPETVGLIGDEALRKVKPSVRIVNAARGGIVDEEALYSALKEGRVAGAGLDVYAKEPCTDSPLFEFDQVVCTPHLGASTDEAQEKAGIAVARSVRLALAGELVPDAVNVQGGVIAEDVKPGLPLAERLGRIFTALAGEVAVRLDVEVYGEITQHDVKVLELSALKGVFEDVVDETVSYVNAPLFAQERGVEVRLTTSSEATEHRNVVTVRGTLADGEEVSVSGTLAGPKHIQKIVAVGDYDVDLALADHMIVLKYEDRPGVVGTVGRILGEAGLNIAGMQVSRAVAGGEALAVLTVDDTVTATVLAEVAEEIGATSARSVNLA from the coding sequence TCGCTGAAGAGCTGTCGCCCGCCACCGTCGACGCCCTGGGCCCGGACTTCGAGATCCGGCACTGCAACGGCGCGGACCGGGCCGAACTGCTCCCGGCCATCGCCGACGTGGACGCGATCCTGGTCCGTTCGGCCACCAAGGTCGACGCCGAGGCGATCGCCGCCGCGAACAAGCTGAAGGTCGTCGCACGAGCCGGCGTCGGCCTGGACAACGTGGACGTCTCCGCCGCCACCAAGGCCGGCGTGATGGTCGTCAACGCCCCGACCTCCAACATCGTGACCGCGGCCGAGCTGGCCTGTGGTCTGCTCGTCGCCACCGCCCGCCACATCCCGCAGGCCAACGCCGCGCTGAAGAACGGCGAGTGGAAGCGCAGCAAGTACACGGGTGTGGAGCTGGCCGAGAAGACCCTCGGTGTCGTCGGCCTCGGGCGCATCGGTGCGCTCGTCGCCCAGCGCATGTCCGGGTTCGGCATGAAGGTCGTGGCCTACGACCCCTACATCCAGCCCGCCCGCGCCGCGCAGATGGGCGTCAAGGTGCTGTCGCTGGACGAGCTGCTCGAGGTCTCCGACTTCATCACCGTCCACCTGCCCAAGACCCCCGAGACCGTCGGCCTCATCGGCGACGAGGCGCTGCGCAAGGTCAAGCCGAGCGTGCGGATCGTCAACGCCGCCCGTGGCGGGATCGTCGACGAGGAGGCGCTGTACTCCGCCCTCAAGGAGGGCCGGGTCGCCGGTGCCGGTCTCGACGTGTACGCGAAGGAGCCCTGCACGGACTCCCCGCTCTTCGAGTTCGACCAGGTCGTCTGCACCCCGCACCTCGGTGCCTCCACCGACGAGGCGCAGGAGAAGGCCGGTATCGCCGTGGCCCGCTCCGTGCGGCTCGCCCTCGCCGGTGAGCTCGTGCCGGACGCGGTGAACGTGCAGGGCGGCGTCATCGCCGAGGACGTCAAGCCGGGTCTGCCGCTCGCCGAGCGCCTGGGCCGGATCTTCACCGCGCTCGCCGGTGAGGTCGCCGTCCGCCTCGACGTCGAGGTCTACGGCGAGATCACCCAGCACGACGTGAAGGTGCTGGAGCTGTCCGCGCTCAAGGGTGTCTTCGAGGACGTCGTCGACGAGACGGTGTCGTACGTCAACGCCCCGCTGTTCGCGCAGGAGCGCGGCGTCGAGGTGCGTCTCACCACCAGCTCCGAGGCGACCGAGCACCGCAACGTCGTCACGGTGCGCGGCACCCTCGCCGACGGCGAGGAGGTGTCGGTGTCCGGCACGCTGGCCGGCCCGAAGCACATCCAGAAGATCGTCGCCGTCGGTGACTACGACGTGGACCTCGCGCTCGCCGACCACATGATCGTGCTGAAGTACGAGGACCGCCCCGGTGTCGTCGGCACGGTGGGCCGCATCCTCGGTGAGGCGGGTCTCAACATCGCCGGCATGCAGGTGTCGCGGGCGGTGGCCGGCGGCGAGGCGCTGGCGGTGCTGACCGTGGACGACACGGTGACCGCGACCGTGCTGGCCGAGGTGGCCGAGGAGATCGGGGCGACCTCGGCTCGCTCCGTCAACCTGGCCTGA
- a CDS encoding MFS transporter, translating to MTTNPHPPARAGRREWTALGVLMLPLLLVSMDVSVLYFAIPAISADLEPSATQQLWIFDIYGFVLAGLLMTMGSLGDRVGRRRLLLIGAAAFGTASLVAAYATSAETLIAARAVLGIGGATLMPSTMALVRTMFTDPAQRTKAIGIWSGVMTAGIALGSVMSGVLVEHFWWGSVFLVNLPAMLLLLLLGPVLLPESRNPRPGRFDLLSVPLSMAAVLPVIYGLKDLASEGWNVRYAMSVSAGLLFAALFVHRQRTAASPLISPELFRGRGFSPAVVLNLVAAFGMMGSAYFTTQYIQSVLDNSPLEAALWSLLPSVPIGLAAPAGAHLVRRGVPRAYVVGGGFAVSSCGYVMLALAGTDSLWLLLAACAVLACGIVTVMSQVADLALSAAPVEKAGAASSLLETGTEFGGALSMAFLGSIGTAVYRHEIPDSAPAAARETLGGALAVADRLPGRAGDALATAAREAFTSGMHTAAVTGAVLLAGAAAAAAVTLRRVRVRENAGQADELSPSGV from the coding sequence ATGACGACGAACCCGCACCCTCCCGCCCGCGCCGGCCGCCGTGAATGGACGGCTCTCGGCGTGCTGATGCTTCCGCTGCTGCTGGTCTCCATGGACGTGTCCGTCCTCTACTTCGCGATCCCCGCGATCAGCGCCGACCTGGAGCCGAGCGCCACCCAGCAGCTGTGGATCTTCGACATCTACGGTTTCGTGCTGGCCGGCCTGCTGATGACGATGGGCTCGCTCGGCGACCGCGTCGGCCGTCGCAGGCTCCTGCTGATCGGCGCCGCCGCCTTCGGTACGGCCTCCCTGGTCGCGGCCTACGCCACCAGCGCCGAGACCCTCATCGCAGCCCGCGCGGTCCTCGGCATCGGCGGCGCGACGCTGATGCCGTCCACGATGGCGCTCGTGCGCACGATGTTCACCGACCCCGCCCAGCGCACCAAGGCGATCGGTATCTGGTCGGGCGTGATGACGGCCGGCATCGCGCTCGGCTCGGTGATGAGCGGGGTGCTCGTCGAGCACTTCTGGTGGGGCTCGGTCTTCCTGGTCAACCTGCCCGCGATGCTGCTGCTCCTGCTGCTCGGCCCGGTCCTGCTGCCCGAGTCGCGCAACCCCCGCCCCGGCCGCTTCGACCTGCTGAGCGTCCCCCTGTCGATGGCGGCGGTGCTCCCCGTGATCTACGGTCTGAAGGACCTCGCGTCCGAGGGCTGGAACGTGCGGTACGCGATGTCGGTGAGCGCCGGTCTGCTCTTCGCCGCGCTGTTCGTCCACCGCCAGCGCACGGCGGCCTCCCCGCTGATCTCGCCGGAGCTGTTCCGGGGCCGCGGCTTCAGCCCGGCCGTCGTCCTCAACCTCGTCGCGGCCTTCGGCATGATGGGCTCGGCCTACTTCACGACCCAGTACATCCAGTCGGTCCTTGACAACAGCCCTCTCGAGGCCGCGCTGTGGAGTCTGCTGCCGTCGGTGCCCATCGGACTCGCGGCCCCGGCCGGCGCCCACCTCGTGCGGCGGGGCGTTCCCCGCGCGTACGTCGTCGGCGGAGGCTTCGCCGTCTCGTCGTGCGGCTACGTGATGCTGGCCCTGGCCGGCACCGACTCCCTGTGGCTGCTGCTGGCCGCGTGCGCCGTGCTGGCCTGCGGGATCGTCACCGTCATGTCCCAGGTGGCCGACCTGGCACTGAGCGCCGCCCCGGTGGAGAAGGCGGGCGCGGCGTCGTCCCTGCTGGAGACCGGCACGGAGTTCGGCGGCGCGTTGAGCATGGCGTTCCTCGGCTCCATCGGTACGGCCGTCTACCGCCACGAGATCCCGGACTCGGCGCCCGCCGCGGCCCGCGAGACCCTGGGCGGCGCCCTGGCCGTGGCCGACCGGCTCCCGGGGCGCGCGGGGGACGCCCTGGCCACGGCGGCACGCGAGGCCTTCACCAGCGGCATGCACACGGCGGCGGTCACGGGCGCGGTGCTGCTGGCCGGTGCGGCGGCAGCGGCGGCGGTGACCCTGCGGCGGGTGCGGGTACGCGAAAACGCCGGACAGGCTGATGAGCTCAGCCCGTCCGGCGTGTGA
- a CDS encoding TetR/AcrR family transcriptional regulator, which yields MGHREDLLEGAKRCLLAKGFLRTTARDIVKESGTNLASIGYHYGSKDALLAQAYVEMVEGMSDAFEGGGELRGEPGSLERFAEVWANIIATMRDPGSMWRLSMEIVAMGDQLPEVRDHLARAQREGARGIITLFHGGNEEDVPEEQVDTLGAFYLTLMMGVMAQWIFDPKTAPEAGQLAEGLRQVIEAATPK from the coding sequence ATGGGACACCGTGAGGATCTGCTCGAGGGCGCCAAGCGCTGCCTGCTGGCGAAGGGCTTCCTGCGCACCACCGCGCGCGACATCGTCAAGGAGTCGGGCACCAACCTGGCGTCGATCGGCTACCACTACGGCTCGAAGGACGCGCTGCTCGCGCAGGCGTACGTCGAGATGGTGGAGGGCATGTCCGACGCGTTCGAGGGGGGTGGTGAACTGCGGGGCGAGCCGGGGTCGTTGGAGCGGTTCGCGGAGGTGTGGGCGAACATCATCGCGACCATGCGTGATCCCGGGTCCATGTGGCGGCTCAGCATGGAGATCGTGGCCATGGGGGACCAGCTGCCGGAGGTGCGGGACCATCTCGCGCGGGCCCAGCGGGAGGGGGCGCGCGGCATCATCACGCTCTTCCACGGCGGGAACGAGGAGGACGTCCCTGAGGAGCAGGTCGACACCCTCGGCGCCTTCTACCTGACCCTGATGATGGGCGTCATGGCGCAGTGGATCTTCGATCCGAAGACCGCGCCCGAGGCCGGGCAGCTCGCCGAGGGGCTCCGCCAGGTGATCGAGGCCGCTACGCCGAAGTGA